Proteins co-encoded in one Ziziphus jujuba cultivar Dongzao chromosome 9, ASM3175591v1 genomic window:
- the LOC107425780 gene encoding uncharacterized protein At1g03900 isoform X2 encodes MSFEEEEAFEHTLLVVREVSVYKIPPRTTSGGYKCGEWLQSDKIWSGRLRVVSCKDRCEIRLEDPNSGDLFAACFVHPGQRENAVETVLDSSRYFVLKIEDGTGKHAFIGLGFSERNEAFDFNVALSDHEKYVRREHEKETTGGEASDDTHIDIHPAVNHRLKEGETIRINVKPKPSSSGTGMLSAAGLSGTGKPKAVALAPPPGSGKIRSPLPPPPNDPIAARMTSSSDHSVSAGLRVPKEKSSDSLSDLSPLEVFVTSSIRCQLPRI; translated from the exons ATGTCGTTTGAGGAGGAGGAGGCGTTCGAGCACACACTCCTGGTAGTCCGAGAGGTCTCGGTTTACAAAATCCCTCCCCGAACCACCTCAGGCGGGTACAAGTGTGGCGAATGGCTCCAATCCGATAAGATCTGGTCGGGTCGGCTCCGGGTCGTGTCGTGCAAGGACCGGTGTGAGATCCGCCTCGAGGATCCGAACTCCGGCGATCTATTCGCTGCCTGCTTCGTTCACCCTGGTCAGCGTGAGAACGCCGTTGAGACCGTCCTCGACTCGTCGCGTTACTTCGTGTTGAAGATCGAGGACGGTACGGGAAAACATGCGTTCATCGGTTTAGGGTTCTCGGAGCGGAACGAAGCGTTCGATTTCAATGTGGCTCTGTCGGACCACGAGAAGTACGTGCGGAGAGAGCACGAGAAGGAAACCACCGGCGGCGAAGCCAGCGACGACACGCACATCGATATCCACCCGGCCGTCAATCATAGATTGAAG GAAGGTGAAACTATACGGATAAATGTGAAGCCGAAGCCGAGTTCGAGTGGGACTGGGATGCTTTCAGCGGCTGGGCTTTCTGGGACGGGAAAGCCCAAAGCAGTGGCACTTGCTCCACCACCTGGGTCTGGGAAAATAAGGTCTCCATTGCCACCCCCTCCTAATGATCCTATTGCTGCTCGGATGACATCTTCTTCTGATCACAGTGTTAGCGCTGGCCTTAGAGTTCCTAAGGAAAAATCCAGTGATTCTTTATCAGATCTTTCTCCTCTTGAG GTTTTCGTTACTAGCAGCATTAGATGCCAATTGCCAAGAATATAA
- the LOC107425780 gene encoding uncharacterized protein At1g03900 isoform X1 → MSFEEEEAFEHTLLVVREVSVYKIPPRTTSGGYKCGEWLQSDKIWSGRLRVVSCKDRCEIRLEDPNSGDLFAACFVHPGQRENAVETVLDSSRYFVLKIEDGTGKHAFIGLGFSERNEAFDFNVALSDHEKYVRREHEKETTGGEASDDTHIDIHPAVNHRLKEGETIRINVKPKPSSSGTGMLSAAGLSGTGKPKAVALAPPPGSGKIRSPLPPPPNDPIAARMTSSSDHSVSAGLRVPKEKSSDSLSDLSPLERNLPSAAGSGTAKTTASGWAAF, encoded by the exons ATGTCGTTTGAGGAGGAGGAGGCGTTCGAGCACACACTCCTGGTAGTCCGAGAGGTCTCGGTTTACAAAATCCCTCCCCGAACCACCTCAGGCGGGTACAAGTGTGGCGAATGGCTCCAATCCGATAAGATCTGGTCGGGTCGGCTCCGGGTCGTGTCGTGCAAGGACCGGTGTGAGATCCGCCTCGAGGATCCGAACTCCGGCGATCTATTCGCTGCCTGCTTCGTTCACCCTGGTCAGCGTGAGAACGCCGTTGAGACCGTCCTCGACTCGTCGCGTTACTTCGTGTTGAAGATCGAGGACGGTACGGGAAAACATGCGTTCATCGGTTTAGGGTTCTCGGAGCGGAACGAAGCGTTCGATTTCAATGTGGCTCTGTCGGACCACGAGAAGTACGTGCGGAGAGAGCACGAGAAGGAAACCACCGGCGGCGAAGCCAGCGACGACACGCACATCGATATCCACCCGGCCGTCAATCATAGATTGAAG GAAGGTGAAACTATACGGATAAATGTGAAGCCGAAGCCGAGTTCGAGTGGGACTGGGATGCTTTCAGCGGCTGGGCTTTCTGGGACGGGAAAGCCCAAAGCAGTGGCACTTGCTCCACCACCTGGGTCTGGGAAAATAAGGTCTCCATTGCCACCCCCTCCTAATGATCCTATTGCTGCTCGGATGACATCTTCTTCTGATCACAGTGTTAGCGCTGGCCTTAGAGTTCCTAAGGAAAAATCCAGTGATTCTTTATCAGATCTTTCTCCTCTTGAG AGGAATCTTCCTTCAGCAGCTGGATCAGGGACAGCAAAGACAACTGCATCAGGATGGGCAGCGTTTTGA
- the LOC107425777 gene encoding protein CHROMATIN REMODELING 8, whose protein sequence is MEEDEDRVLLSSLGITSANPEEIERNILSEARNNAGNSSEGGADTEEESLDRSESTDPSSASHAKLYNKLRAVEFEIDAVASSVEQARNITSNEDHTCDGNENGEQADREDGYQGSPNSLNLQHALAADRLRSLKKTRAQIEKDLSDLCKNKPTKDIENDKLILDIVKEESRPKRKSKEVQKSSKKLKKRFKAVSFDEDGDFDAVLDAASTGFVETERDELVRKGILTPFHKLKGFERRLQESSSSQSSNLHGEEDRNYDFASASVDRTAQLIEEAAKARRTIKLLDSDAVPELDAPTRPFHRLKKPLKIPRSLEDEAERKKSSKRKTKRPLPDKKWRKHISTEENDLEGNKDIRENFEHSDGEEERRQGTVEDEDDDELPHVILEGGLKIPSYIFDQLFDYQKVGVQWLWELHCQKAGGIIGDEMGLGKTIQVLSFLGALHFSGLYKPSIIVCPVTLLRQWKREVRKWYPSFHVELLHDSAQDPDNRKKRSKSHESDYDSESSLDSDYEEELPSKSTDKWASLIIRVLRSESGLLITTYEQLRILGEKLLDIEWGYAVLDEGHRIRNPNAEITLVCKQLQTVHRIIMTGAPIQNKLTELWSLFDFVFPGKLGVLPVFEAEFAVPISVGGYANASPLQVSTAYRCAVVLHDLIMPYLLRRMKADVNAHLPKKTEHVLFCSLTAEQRSVYRAFLASSEVEQIFDGNKNSLYGIDVMRKICNHPDLLEREHSCQNPDYGNTERSGKMKVVAQVLKVWKEQGHRVLLFTQTQQMLDILEIFLISGGYNYRRMDGLTPIKQRMALIDEFNNTNDVFVFILTTKVGGLGTNLTGANRVIIFDPDWNPSTDMQARERAWRIGQKRDVTVYRLITRGTIEEKVYHRQIYKHFLTNKILKNPQQRRFFKARDMKDLFTLNDDGESRTTETSNIFGHLSEDANVVGVQKDEQANQGHLRVAMPSADGAMTDKRNNLDTGSFRRKGKEKTDDSNGEVDEETNILRSLFDAHGIHSAMNHDVIMNAHDEEKIRLEEQASRVAQRAAEALRQSRMLRRRESISTPTWTGKSGAAGAPSAVRRKFGSTVNTQLVNGSNNGTIAAGALAGKTLSSAELLARIRGNQEKAADAGMEHQLLTTPSANRGKSVEAGPSRSSHKLGGVQPEVLIRQICTFIQQRGGSTNSASIVQHFKDRIPTEDLALFKNLLKEIAVLEKSPNGSVWVLKPEYQN, encoded by the exons atggaggaagACGAGGATAGGGTTTTGCTTAGTAGTTTGGGGATCACGTCTGCGAATCCTGAAGAAATTGAACGTAACATATTATCCGAG GCAAGAAATAATGCGGGGAATAGTAGTGAAGGTGGAGCAGACACTGAGGAGGAATCTCTTGATAGGTCAGAAAGCACAGATCCATCGTCTGCTAGTCATGCAAAACTCTATAATAAGTTGAGGGCTGTGGAATTTGAAATAGATGCTGTTGCATCTTCTGTCGAACAAGcaagaaatattacaagcaaTGAAGACCACACTTGTGATGGTAATGAAAATGGGGAGCAAGCGGATAGAGAGGATGGCTATCAGGGTTCCCCTAATAGTTTAAACCTTCAGCATGCCCTGGCTGCTGATCGGCTTAGAAGTCTGAAGAAAACAAGGGCTCAAATTGAGAAGGACCTTTCAGACTTGTGCAAGAACAAACCTACAAAAGATATTGAGAATGATAAGTTGATATTAGATATCGTCAAGGAGGAGTCAAGACCAAAGAGGAAGTCGAAAGAAGTTCAGAAATCTAGCAAGAAGTTAAAGAAGCGATTCAAAGCAGTCTCGTTTGATGAGGATGGTGATTTCGATGCAGTGTTGGATGCTGCTTCTACTGGCTTTGTTGAAACA GAAAGGGATGAATTGGTTCGGAAAGGAATTTTAACTCCTTTTCATAAGCTGAAGGGCTTTGAGCGTCGTCTTCAGGAATCAAGTTCATCTCAGAGTTCCAATTTACATGGAGAGGAAGacagaaattatgattttgcttCAGCCAGTGTTGATAGGACAGCCCAGTTAATAGAAGAGGCTGCAAAAGCTCGCCGAACAATAAAGCTGCTGGATTCAGACGCTGTGCCTgaacttgatgcacccactcgCCCTTTTCACAGGCTAAAAAAGCCTCTTAAGATTCCTAGATCCCTAGAGGATGAGGCAGAGAGGAAAAAgagttcaaaaagaaaaaccaaacgGCCATTGCCTGACAAGAAGTGGAGAAAGCACATTTCTACTGAGGAGAATGATTTGGAAGGAAATA AAGATATAAGAGAAAATTTTGAGCATTCAGAtggtgaagaagaaagaaggcaAGGGACTGttgaggatgaagatgatgatgaactTCCTCATGTAATCCTCGAAGGTGGACTGAAAATTCCAAGTTACATATTTGACCAGCTTTTTGACTACCAGAAAGTAGGGGTACAGTGGCTATGGGAATTGCATTGCCAAAAAGCAGGTGGAATTATTGGAGACGAGATGGGTCTTGGCAAGACCATCCAGGTCTTATCTTTTCTCGGTGCATTGCATTTCAGTGGTTTGTATAAACCAAGCATTATTGTCTGCCCAGTTACACTTTTGAGGCAGTGGAAAAGGGAGGTTCGGAAATGGTATCCAAGCTTTCATGTTGAGTTACTTCATGATTCTGCACAGGATCCTGACAATAGGAAGAAGCGATCCAAATCTCATGAAAGTGATTATGACAGTGAAAGTTCACTGGACAGTGATTACGAGGAAGAATTACCATCTAAAAGCACCGACAAATGGGCTTCTTTGATAATCCGTGTTTTGAGGTCAGAATCTGGATTGCTTATAACCACATATGAGCAACTCCGTATATTAGGGGAAAAATTACTTGACATCGAATGGGGTTATGCAGTTTTGGATGAAGGTCACCGTATACGAAATCCAAATGCTGAAATTACTCTAGTATGTAAGCAGCTGCAGACAGTTCATCGCATAATAATGACAGGTGCACCAATTCAGAATAAGCTGACTGAACTGTGGTCTTTGTTCGATTTCGTTTTCCCTGGAAAGTTGGGGGTTTTGCCTGTCTTTGAGGCTGAGTTTGCAGTTCCCATATCTGTAGGTGGTTATGCAAATGCTTCACCTTTGCAAGTATCCACAGCATACAG GTGTGCAGTGGTTCTGCATGATTTGATCATGCCATATCTTCTTAGGCGTATGAAGGCTGATGTGAATGCCCATCTTCCTAAGAAGACTGAACATGTCCTTTTTTGCAGCCTCACTGCTGAGCAACGATCTGTATATAGAGCATTTCTTGCTAGTTCTGAGGTGGAACAGATTTTTGATGGCAATAAGAATTCTCTTTATGGAATTGATGTGATGCGCAAGATCTGCAACCATCCAGATCTCCTTGAAAGGGAACACTCCTGTCAGAATCCAGACTATGGGAATACCGAACGCAGTGGAAAAATGAAAGTTGTTGCCCAAGTGCTCAAAGTATGGAAGGAGCAAGGTCATCGTGTTCTTCTTTTTACACAAACTCAACAAATGCTTGACAtcttagaaatttttttgatttctGGAGGTTATAACTACCGGAGAATGGATGGCCTTACTCCCATAAAGCAGAGAATGGCCTTAATAGACGAGTTTAACAACACAAATGATGTGTTTGTCTTCATCCTAACAACAAAGGTTGGTGGTTTAGGGACCAATCTGACGGGTGCAAACAGGGTGATCATTTTTGATCCTGATTGGAATCCTTCAACTGACATGCAG GCAAGAGAACGTGCTTGGCGTATTGGTCAGAAGCGGGATGTAACAGTTTACAGATTGATTACCCGGGGAACAATAGAGGAGAAAGTGTATCATCGGCAGATTTACAAACATTTTCTCACCAATAAGATATTAAAGAACCCACAACAGAGAAGGTTCTTTAAAGCTCGAGACATGAAGGATCTTTTTACTCTAAATGATGATGGGGAGTCTCGGACTACTGAAACATCTAATATATTCGGCCATTTATCTGAAGATGCCAATGTTGTTGGGGTTCAGAAGGATGAGCAGGCTAATCAAGGGCATCTCAGAGTGGCCATGCCATCTGCTGATGGAGCTATGACTGACAAAAGAAACAATTTAGACACCGGATCTTtcagaagaaaaggaaaagaaaaaaccgATGATAGTAATGGTGAGGTAGATGAGGAAACAAATATCTTGAGAAGTCTTTTTGATGCTCATGGGATACAT AGTGCAATGAACCACGATGTAATCATGAATGCCCATGATGAAGAAAAGATCAGGCTCGAGGAGCAGGCTTCTCGAGTTGCTCAAAGAGCAGCAGAAGCGTTGCGCCAATCACGAATGCTACGGAGGCGTGAAAGTATATCTACACCAACATGGACTGGGAAATCAGGAGCTGCTGGTGCACCATCGGCAGTTCGCCGGAAATTCGGATCAACTGTCAATACCCAGTTGGTGAATGGTTCCAATAATGGAACAATTGCAGCTGGTGCGTTAGCTGGGAAGACATTATCTTCAGCTGAATTACTGGCAAGAATCCGAGgaaaccaagaaaaagccgcAGATGCTGGAATGGAGCATCAGTTATTGACGACTCCAAGTGCTAACAGAGGAAAATCTGTCGAAGCTGGTCCCTCTAGATCATCTCACAAGTTAGGTGGAGTGCAGCCTGAAGTATTGATTCGTCAAATATGTACATTTATACAGCAAAGAGGTGGAAGCACCAATTCTGCCAGCATAGTGCAACATTTTAAAGACAGAATACCTACAGAGGATCTAGCCTTGTTTAAGAATCTTTTGAAGGAAATAGCAGTATTGGAGAAAAGCCCAAATGGATCGGTTTGGGTTCTAAAGCCAGAGTATCAAAATTAA